In a single window of the Heterodontus francisci isolate sHetFra1 chromosome 35, sHetFra1.hap1, whole genome shotgun sequence genome:
- the LOC137350412 gene encoding probable G-protein coupled receptor 139 — MDKTLEHQVELQIEHFLYEAQKIYYPILAAAGVPVILITIVILSQGKCRLSKCTTRYLVAMAAADLLVIIIDLILRQIPIVYQEQFFFVYSIPVCNIHAVLLYAATDCSVWFTVTFTFDRFVAICCQKLKTKYCTAKTAAVVLGTVTVLSCLKDITWYFILIFIYWLTNNPWFCAVTIDVLESPVWGTIEFLHFILTPGVPFILILIFNALTVRHILVTSRGRRRVRSNSSGKSPRDPEMDSRRKSIILLFAISANFIFLWSVFMVNSIWTRMNWLGYMSVLLPHFVQEIGFMLELLSCCTNTCIYAVTQTKFREQLNNVVKYPFTRMVKNIKWWE; from the coding sequence TTATCTTGATCACAATAGTGATCCTGTCTCAGGGAAAGTGCAGACTCTCCAAATGTACCACCCGCTACCTCGTGGCTATGGCAGCAGCTGACCTACTGGTCATTATCATCGACCTAATATTGAGGCAAATCCCAATTGTTTATCAGGAACAGTTCTTTTTCGTGTATTCCATTCCTGTGTGTAACATTCATgccgtcctactttatgcagccacagactgttctgtttggttcaccgtcactttcacctttgatcgatttgtggccatttgttgccagaagttgaaaactaaatattgcactgcaaaaacggcagctgtggttctgggaacagtaacTGTGCTGAGTTGTTTAAAGGACATCACTTGGTATTTTATATTAATATTTATATACTGGCTTACGAACAACCCCTGGTTTTGTGCTGTAACAATCGATGTGCTAGAGTCACCAGTCTGGGGAACTATCGAGTTCCTTCATTTcattctaaccccaggggtcccatttaTTCTAATTCTGATCTTCAATGctttgacagtcagacacattttagtgaccagcagAGGTCGCAGGAGAGTCCGAAGTAACAGCAGTGGGAAGAGtcccagagacccagagatggacagccggagaaaatccatcattttgctATTTGCTATCTCAGCAAATTTCATATTTTTATGGTCAGTCTTCATGGTGAATTCTATATGGACCCGAATGAACTGGTTGGGGTATATGTCTGTACTTCTACCTCACTTTGTACAAGAAATTGGATTCATGCTTGAGCTcttgagctgctgcacaaacacttgtatttatgccgtgacccagactaaGTTCAGAGAACAGTTGAACAATGtagtgaaatatccctttactcgaaTGGTAAAAAACATTAAATGGTGGGAATAA